One Lycium barbarum isolate Lr01 chromosome 5, ASM1917538v2, whole genome shotgun sequence genomic window carries:
- the LOC132642775 gene encoding acyl-CoA--sterol O-acyltransferase 1-like produces the protein MKGEIHIFFVVWTIVLACLCYSHTIAKFFPKGKSRFLAIIPIVFVFFILPLYLTSAHLGFVTFLFITWLANFKLLLFAFGKGPLVSTQPLPLSTFIPLACLPIEFQNSSTNDVQTTKKIRPKSTLNHVSKITLLAIMIRMYNYKDYLHPKIILSFYCLHFYFMLEILLNMIRTMVQAISRVELEPPFDEPYMSSSVQNFWGRRWNRRVSSILRLTIYNPVRSVAMNWIPRKWVSLPAVFTAFLVSGIMHELLFYYMGRLKPNGKVFGYFIIQGVTVTLEIVIKKLWNGKTWVPKIISVPLTLSFMLHTSFWLFLPPLLRGRADVNGWCTESLAFLEFIRYGKLVSPTNFTCPF, from the coding sequence atGAAAGGGGAAATTCACATCTTTTTTGTGGTGTGGACTATTGTTTTGGCATGCTTATGTTATTCTCACACTATTGCCAAATTCTTTCCTAAAGGCAAATCAAGATTTCTTGCTATAATTCCCATAGTTTTCGTCTTTTTCATTCTTCCTCTCTATCTTACCTCAGCTCATCTTGGTTTCGTTACTTTTCTTTTCATAACATGGCTAGCAAATTTCAAGCTTCTTCTTTTTGCTTTTGGTAAAGGCCCTTTGGTATCAACCCAACCCCTCCCACTTTCAACATTTATTCCCTTGGCTTGTTTGCCTATAGAGTTTCAAAATTCATCAACTAATGATGTTCAAACCACCAAAAAGATCAGGCCAAAATCAACTTTGAATCATGTTTCCAAGATTACTCTTCTAGCCATTATGATAAGGATGTACAACTATAAAGACTATTTGCATCCAAAAATCATCCTCTCCTTCTATTGCTTACACTTTTACTTCATGCTAGAGATCCTATTGAATATGATTAGGACCATGGTCCAAGCGATTAGTAGAGTCGAGCTCGAGCCACCCTTTGATGAGCCTTACATGTCTAGCTCAGTTCAAAATTTCTGGGGCAGGAGATGGAACCGTAGGGTAAGCAGTATACTCCGTTTGACCATATACAATCCCGTACGATCGGTAGCAATGAACTGGATCCCTAGGAAGTGGGTCTCACTTCCCGCTGTGTTCACGGCATTTTTAGTTTCTGGGATAATGCATGAGCTGCTTTTTTACTACATGGGAAGATTGAAGCCCAATGGGAAAGTCTTTGGCTACTTTATCATTCAGGGGGTGACTGTGACTCTGGAAATTGTTATAAAGAAATTGTGGAATGGCAAAACTTGGGTTCCTAAGATTATCTCAGTCCCACTAACACTGAGTTTTATGTTACACACCAGTTTTTGGTTGTTTCTTCCACCACTTTTGAGAGGTAGAGCAGATGTTAATGGGTGGTGTACTGAATCTCTTGCTTTTCTAGAATTCATTAGGTACGGTAAACTAGTTAGTCCCACCAATTTCACATGTCCATTTTAA